ATTTGACCACATGGATAAATATAACGCTGTAGTATGTTCTTACAAGGTCTTTCAAGACGCTTTGGATATGGGGCAGGCAACTGTTGCAAGGTCAATTAAGTATCTCAAAGAACATGGATTTTTATATGTCTACAAAACAGGCTCCAGTAATGTCTATGTTGCCAATAAAGACCTTGTATGGAATTCTTGGGGGAACAATAGGGAATACTGCGAGTTTCCAGCCAATATAGTGTTGACTGCTTCGGAGCAAGAAGAACGCTCCAAAATCCAAGACAAA
The sequence above is a segment of the Leptospira broomii serovar Hurstbridge str. 5399 genome. Coding sequences within it:
- a CDS encoding replication/maintenance protein RepL, which translates into the protein MPVVVSEPKNLNDVSFKQRAIDLIAKEQEELEELKRQKKSPFTRFYQVNKDNSEYLRSCLKENPKALQVLFFIFDHMDKYNAVVCSYKVFQDALDMGQATVARSIKYLKEHGFLYVYKTGSSNVYVANKDLVWNSWGNNREYCEFPANIVLTASEQEERSKIQDKRITTIEVKD